In one Nodosilinea sp. FACHB-141 genomic region, the following are encoded:
- a CDS encoding DNA polymerase III subunit alpha, producing the protein MSFVGLHIHSAYSLLDGASQLPQLVARAKELDMPAIALTDHGVMYGAIELIKVCKGVGIKPIIGNEMYLINGDISQQQRRPRYHQVVLAKNTQGYKNLVKLTTISHLQGVQGKGIFSRPCINKDLLEQYHEGLIVTSACLGGEVPQAILQKRPDVARKVAQWYKDLFGEDYYLEIQDHGSPEDRVVNVELLKIAREMDIKVICTNDSHYISCNDVEAHDALLCIQTGKLLTEDKRLRYSGTEYLKSADEMRQLFRDHIEPEVIEESIANTLEVADKIEEYTGILGQSRIPDFPIPAEFNEDAGAYMGHVAREGLVKRMKVASYEEIEQEYRDRLEYEIEMMIQMGFPTYFLVVWDYIRFARDNNIPVGPGRGSAAGSLVAYAMEITNIDPIHHGLLFERFLNPERKSMPDIDTDFCIDRRDEVIKYVTRRYGEERVAQIITFNRMTSKAVLKDVARVIDIPYAESDRMAKLIPVARGKPTKLKVMISDDTPAPEFKEKYDNDPQTRRWIDMALRIEGTNKTFGMHAAGVVISKDPLDEIVPLQRNNDGQVITQYYMEDVEALGLLKMDFLGLRNLTMIQKTLELIEATHGTKIDPDDLPIDDPATYKLLERGDLGGVFQLESSGMRQIVKDLKPSGLEDISSVLALYRPGPLDAGLIPKFINRKHGREKIDFADEILKPILSETYGIMVYQEQIMKIAQDMGGYSLGQADLLRRAMGKKKMSEMLKHQENFVNGAMQKGVGKKVATELWDQMVKFAEYCFNKSHSTAYGFVTFQTAYLKANYPVEYMAALLTSNSGDQDKVQMHIGNCIAMGIEVLPPDINRSLVDFTPEGKSILFGLSAVRNVGLGAIECVLKNREAEGPFNSLAELCDRVDLHSVNRRALESLILAGALDKLDPNRNQLMQDLELVLDWAQSRAKDREIGQGNLFDMMLGGGDTQSATPSAGYETAPKAALVADFEAQEKLRQEKELLGFYISDHPLKSVQRSARVLAPINLAELHEQPDNVTLSAIVILASVKPVVTKKGDRMAIVQLEDLTGQSEAVVFPKSFERIGQHIVADKRLMIWGKVDRRDDRVQFIIDDAESIEDVRMVMVELDPRLAGDIEQQHRLRNVIRNNQGDDPKYARVPVIAVIGANQQRQFVRLGAQFRVKDPEAAVNALVNANFQARATPLISA; encoded by the coding sequence ATGTCCTTTGTTGGTCTCCACATCCACAGTGCCTACAGCCTACTTGACGGGGCCAGCCAGCTGCCCCAGCTAGTAGCGCGGGCTAAGGAATTGGATATGCCGGCGATCGCTCTCACCGACCACGGGGTGATGTATGGCGCGATCGAGCTGATTAAGGTCTGTAAAGGGGTGGGCATCAAGCCGATCATCGGCAACGAGATGTACCTAATCAACGGCGACATTTCGCAGCAGCAGCGCCGCCCCCGCTACCACCAGGTGGTGTTAGCCAAAAATACCCAAGGCTACAAAAACCTGGTCAAGCTCACCACTATCTCTCACCTACAGGGAGTACAGGGCAAGGGCATTTTTTCGCGCCCCTGCATTAACAAAGACCTGCTAGAGCAGTATCACGAAGGGTTGATCGTCACTAGCGCCTGCCTTGGTGGCGAAGTACCCCAGGCGATTTTGCAGAAGCGGCCCGATGTGGCCCGCAAGGTGGCCCAGTGGTACAAAGACCTGTTCGGCGAAGACTACTACCTCGAAATTCAAGACCACGGCTCTCCTGAGGACCGGGTGGTGAATGTGGAGCTGCTGAAGATCGCCCGCGAGATGGACATAAAAGTCATCTGCACCAACGACTCCCACTACATCTCCTGCAACGATGTGGAGGCCCACGACGCGCTGCTTTGCATTCAGACCGGCAAGCTGCTGACCGAGGATAAGCGCCTGCGCTACAGCGGCACAGAATACCTAAAGTCTGCCGATGAGATGCGGCAGCTGTTCCGCGATCACATTGAGCCGGAGGTGATTGAGGAATCGATCGCCAACACCCTTGAAGTTGCTGACAAGATCGAAGAGTACACCGGCATCCTCGGTCAGTCGCGCATTCCTGACTTCCCCATTCCCGCTGAGTTTAATGAGGATGCTGGGGCCTACATGGGTCATGTGGCGCGGGAGGGGCTGGTCAAACGGATGAAAGTGGCCAGCTACGAGGAGATTGAGCAGGAATACCGCGATCGCCTCGAATACGAAATCGAGATGATGATCCAGATGGGCTTCCCCACCTACTTTCTAGTGGTGTGGGACTACATCCGCTTTGCCCGCGACAACAACATCCCCGTCGGGCCAGGACGCGGCTCGGCAGCGGGGTCGCTAGTGGCCTACGCCATGGAAATCACCAACATCGACCCGATCCACCACGGGCTGCTGTTCGAGCGTTTTTTGAACCCCGAGCGCAAGTCGATGCCGGATATTGACACCGACTTCTGCATCGATCGCCGCGACGAGGTGATCAAGTACGTCACCCGCCGCTACGGCGAGGAGCGGGTAGCGCAGATTATCACCTTCAACCGTATGACCTCCAAGGCGGTGCTCAAGGATGTAGCGCGGGTGATCGACATCCCCTACGCCGAGTCAGATCGGATGGCGAAGCTAATCCCTGTAGCACGGGGCAAGCCCACCAAACTCAAGGTGATGATCTCCGACGATACTCCCGCGCCGGAGTTCAAAGAAAAGTACGACAACGACCCCCAAACCCGCCGATGGATCGACATGGCCCTGCGCATTGAGGGCACCAACAAAACCTTTGGCATGCACGCCGCTGGGGTGGTGATCTCCAAAGACCCCCTCGACGAAATTGTGCCCCTACAGCGCAACAACGACGGTCAGGTGATCACCCAGTACTACATGGAGGATGTAGAAGCCCTGGGCCTGCTAAAAATGGACTTTTTGGGTCTGCGCAACCTGACCATGATCCAAAAAACCCTGGAGCTGATCGAGGCGACCCACGGCACCAAGATCGACCCCGACGACCTGCCCATAGACGACCCGGCCACCTACAAGCTGCTGGAGCGTGGCGATCTGGGCGGCGTCTTTCAACTTGAGTCGTCGGGCATGCGCCAGATCGTGAAAGATCTCAAGCCATCCGGTTTAGAAGATATTTCCTCAGTGCTGGCTCTCTATCGACCGGGGCCGCTGGATGCGGGGCTGATTCCCAAATTCATCAATCGCAAGCACGGGCGCGAAAAAATTGACTTTGCCGACGAAATTCTGAAGCCGATTCTCAGTGAGACCTACGGCATCATGGTCTACCAGGAGCAGATCATGAAAATTGCCCAGGATATGGGCGGCTACTCCCTTGGTCAGGCCGACCTGCTGCGGCGGGCCATGGGTAAAAAGAAAATGTCGGAGATGCTCAAGCACCAGGAGAACTTTGTCAACGGCGCGATGCAGAAAGGCGTCGGCAAAAAAGTGGCGACAGAACTCTGGGACCAGATGGTGAAGTTCGCCGAATACTGCTTCAACAAGTCGCACTCCACCGCCTACGGGTTTGTTACCTTTCAGACCGCTTACCTGAAGGCTAACTATCCTGTGGAGTATATGGCGGCGCTGCTGACCTCCAATAGCGGCGACCAGGACAAGGTGCAAATGCACATCGGCAACTGCATTGCCATGGGCATTGAGGTGCTGCCGCCGGATATCAACCGATCGCTAGTCGACTTCACCCCCGAGGGCAAAAGCATTTTGTTTGGCCTCTCAGCGGTGCGCAACGTGGGTCTAGGCGCGATCGAGTGCGTTCTAAAGAATCGCGAGGCGGAGGGGCCGTTTAATTCGCTGGCGGAACTGTGCGATCGCGTCGATCTCCATTCCGTCAACCGCCGAGCGCTAGAATCGCTGATTCTGGCGGGGGCGCTGGATAAGCTTGACCCCAACCGCAATCAGCTCATGCAGGATCTGGAGCTGGTGCTCGACTGGGCCCAGAGCCGGGCGAAGGATCGCGAAATTGGCCAGGGCAACTTGTTTGACATGATGCTGGGCGGTGGCGATACCCAGAGCGCCACCCCTTCGGCGGGCTACGAAACTGCGCCTAAAGCAGCGCTAGTAGCCGACTTTGAAGCCCAGGAAAAACTGCGGCAGGAAAAAGAGCTGCTGGGCTTCTACATCTCTGACCATCCGCTCAAGTCGGTGCAGCGATCGGCGCGGGTGCTGGCCCCAATTAACCTGGCAGAGCTACATGAGCAGCCGGATAACGTAACTTTGAGTGCGATCGTGATTCTCGCCAGCGTCAAGCCGGTGGTGACGAAGAAGGGGGATCGGATGGCGATCGTCCAGCTCGAAGATTTAACGGGGCAGTCAGAAGCCGTCGTCTTTCCCAAATCCTTTGAGCGCATTGGCCAGCACATTGTCGCCGACAAGCGGCTGATGATTTGGGGCAAGGTCGATCGCCGCGACGATCGCGTGCAGTTCATCATTGACGATGCCGAATCAATTGAAGATGTTCGCATGGTGATGGTGGAGCTAGACCCGCGCCTGGCGGGCGACATCGAGCAGCAGCACCGCCTGCGCAACGTGATTCGCAACAACCAGGGCGACGACCCCAAGTATGCGCGGGTGCCGGTGATTGCGGTGATTGGGGCTAACCAGCAGCGCCAGTTTGTGCGGCTGGGGGCGCAGTTTCGCGTGAAGGATCCGGAGGCAGCAGTGAATGCGCTAGTGAATGCTAACTTTCAGGCGAGGGCAACGCCGCTGATTAGCGCGTGA
- a CDS encoding DUF1206 domain-containing protein, producing MRWYMRLGHGTKGAFYGLIGLFALNDIIHDQPIVAGSEAVLADLERWPLGSGILGLLAFGLLGYVLWRSIQASIDPGQTEALNIRQVLQRCGYVVSGLTYLGLARSAAKLSLNLVVDFDDTIEGLASVLFEREVGPWMLLGAGFGVMAVGCLYIYGAASGGYINDFHRDLSRPIRRWVIVIGKVGITARGVGFVLIGAYLIKAAYLVDDKSAGGLGNVFDELDEEFLGEYWLGAIAFGFLAYAVYMIVAACYRQFPTLNPPAAAKND from the coding sequence GTGCGATGGTATATGCGTTTGGGCCATGGCACCAAAGGCGCGTTCTATGGCCTGATCGGTCTATTCGCCCTCAACGATATTATTCACGACCAGCCTATCGTGGCGGGTAGTGAGGCGGTGCTCGCCGACCTGGAGCGTTGGCCCTTGGGTAGTGGGATACTTGGACTGCTAGCGTTTGGCCTGCTTGGTTATGTTCTGTGGCGCTCAATACAGGCCAGTATTGACCCGGGTCAGACAGAAGCGTTGAACATTCGCCAGGTGCTCCAGCGCTGCGGCTATGTTGTCAGTGGTCTAACCTACCTAGGCCTTGCTCGGAGCGCGGCTAAACTGTCCCTTAACTTGGTTGTCGATTTTGACGACACGATAGAAGGTCTGGCCTCCGTTCTATTTGAGCGAGAGGTAGGCCCCTGGATGCTTTTGGGCGCTGGTTTTGGCGTTATGGCAGTGGGTTGCCTCTATATTTACGGGGCCGCCTCCGGTGGCTACATCAACGATTTTCATCGCGACCTCTCTCGCCCTATTAGGCGATGGGTAATAGTCATCGGCAAAGTTGGCATTACGGCTCGCGGAGTTGGCTTCGTTTTAATTGGGGCATACCTGATCAAAGCCGCCTATCTGGTTGACGATAAATCTGCCGGTGGGCTGGGCAATGTGTTTGACGAGCTAGATGAAGAATTTTTGGGCGAATACTGGCTGGGCGCGATCGCATTTGGCTTTTTGGCCTACGCCGTCTATATGATTGTTGCAGCCTGCTATCGCCAGTTTCCAACGCTCAACCCGCCAGCCGCAGCCAAAAACGATTAA
- a CDS encoding HD domain-containing protein produces the protein MHPESLSQAGPPKASRSYHDPLHGAITLHASDPDEALLTQLIDTPAFQRLRRIRQLGPASLTFHGAESSRFTHSLGVMAIARRAFDQIQRRYPELAPYRATVLVAALLHDIGHGPFSHTAEEVFGLQHEHWTRRMIRELPEIHDALEARAEGLAAAVDQVYTHEHPVALVWQLVSSQLDCDRLDYLLRDSYFTGASYGQLDLDRILMALRFEPQSGRLVVAHKGLSAIEHYLVVRHFMYVQVYNHPKNISVTWLLERAFERARADLLVGKLEADPTVTAWLLTPDRPLSLDTYLAGDDIVFTYHLQRWRHSPDPLLADLCRRYLDRDLLKTLEITRLSADQQNDFLHAVRTHLEQQGYSGENYSGLRRTWSRGYTTYNEGICLHSDNAFTDIKDISPLVQALSQSYERTWLLYPREIHPWLRQTWATYNSGVVSEAE, from the coding sequence ATGCATCCTGAATCTTTGTCCCAGGCAGGGCCGCCCAAGGCCAGTCGCTCGTATCACGACCCGCTCCACGGCGCGATTACTCTCCACGCCAGCGACCCCGACGAGGCGCTGCTGACTCAGCTCATCGATACCCCAGCGTTTCAGCGACTGCGGCGGATTCGTCAGCTCGGCCCGGCCAGCCTCACCTTTCACGGGGCCGAAAGCTCGCGCTTTACCCATTCGTTGGGGGTGATGGCGATCGCCCGGCGCGCCTTTGACCAGATCCAGCGCCGCTACCCTGAGCTAGCCCCCTACCGGGCTACGGTGCTGGTGGCGGCCCTGCTCCACGACATTGGTCACGGCCCCTTTAGCCACACCGCCGAAGAGGTGTTTGGCCTTCAGCACGAGCACTGGACCCGCCGCATGATTCGCGAACTGCCGGAGATTCACGATGCCCTAGAGGCGCGGGCCGAGGGGCTGGCGGCAGCCGTGGACCAGGTCTACACCCACGAGCACCCCGTCGCGCTGGTGTGGCAGCTGGTGTCGAGTCAGCTGGACTGCGATCGCCTCGACTACCTGCTGCGCGATAGCTACTTCACTGGGGCTAGCTATGGCCAGCTCGATCTCGATCGCATTTTGATGGCCCTGCGGTTTGAGCCCCAGAGCGGTCGGCTGGTGGTGGCTCATAAGGGATTGTCTGCGATCGAGCACTACCTGGTGGTGCGCCACTTTATGTATGTGCAGGTGTACAACCACCCCAAAAATATTTCCGTTACCTGGCTGCTAGAGCGGGCCTTTGAGCGGGCCAGAGCCGATTTACTCGTTGGCAAGCTAGAGGCTGATCCTACGGTGACCGCTTGGCTGCTCACCCCCGATCGCCCACTCTCCCTAGATACCTATCTGGCCGGTGACGATATTGTGTTCACCTACCACCTCCAGCGATGGCGGCACAGCCCTGACCCGTTGCTAGCTGACCTGTGCCGCCGCTACCTCGATCGCGATCTACTCAAGACCTTGGAAATCACCCGGCTCTCAGCGGACCAGCAGAATGACTTTCTCCACGCAGTTCGCACCCATTTAGAGCAGCAGGGTTACAGCGGCGAAAACTACAGCGGTCTGCGCCGCACTTGGAGCCGAGGTTATACCACCTATAACGAAGGCATTTGCCTGCACAGCGACAACGCCTTTACCGACATCAAAGATATCTCGCCTCTGGTGCAGGCCCTTAGCCAGTCCTATGAGCGCACCTGGCTGCTCTACCCGCGCGAGATTCATCCCTGGCTGCGCCAAACTTGGGCCACCTACAACTCTGGAGTAGTTTCAGAAGCAGAATAA
- the ctpA gene encoding carboxyl-terminal processing protease CtpA, whose amino-acid sequence MIKPLLRLSILSLCLMGLVVGGVSAGPAFALTEEQNLVAEVWRIVNRAYVDDTFNHQNWWFTRQRALDRALASRDDTYQAIQDMLAGLEDPYTRLLPPEQYRSLQTSTAGALTGVGLQISKDEQPGWLRVIAPIEGSPAEQAGIQPQDVVLEIDGVATTELTLDEAAARMRGQRGTTVTLQLRGPDETTARQVSLTRDVITLNPVVAALKTTPAGQRVGYLRLSQFNGNASEKVTAAIRTLADQGAEGYLLDLRNNPGGLLQSGIEIARLWLPQGTIVYTVNRQGILDSFEAFGQAITDAPLVVLVNEGTASASEILAGALQDNGRATLVGSTTFGKGLIQSLFDLSDGAGLAVTVAKYETPAHHDINKLGIRPDRIVASVPLSRDTVATDDDPQYQAALEMLSQATVLANAS is encoded by the coding sequence ATGATTAAACCCCTGTTGCGTCTTTCTATTCTTAGCCTTTGCCTAATGGGGCTAGTGGTCGGTGGGGTATCAGCAGGCCCTGCCTTTGCCCTCACTGAGGAGCAAAATCTGGTAGCAGAGGTGTGGCGCATTGTGAATCGGGCTTACGTAGACGACACCTTCAACCATCAAAACTGGTGGTTTACTCGCCAGCGAGCCCTCGATCGCGCCCTGGCCAGTCGAGACGATACCTACCAAGCCATTCAGGACATGCTGGCAGGGTTAGAAGACCCCTACACCCGGCTGCTGCCTCCCGAGCAGTACCGCAGTTTGCAAACCAGCACCGCTGGCGCGCTGACCGGAGTAGGGCTGCAAATTTCTAAGGATGAGCAACCTGGCTGGCTGCGGGTGATTGCCCCCATCGAAGGATCCCCGGCAGAGCAGGCAGGCATTCAACCCCAGGATGTGGTGCTAGAAATCGATGGTGTGGCTACGACAGAATTAACCCTAGATGAGGCCGCTGCCCGGATGCGGGGCCAGCGCGGCACCACCGTTACCCTACAACTGCGTGGCCCCGATGAAACCACGGCTCGCCAGGTTTCTCTGACCCGCGACGTGATCACCCTCAACCCCGTGGTAGCAGCGCTCAAGACAACGCCTGCGGGGCAGCGAGTAGGCTACCTGCGGCTGAGTCAGTTCAACGGCAATGCGTCTGAGAAGGTGACCGCCGCAATTCGCACGCTGGCTGACCAGGGGGCAGAGGGCTACCTACTCGATTTGCGCAATAACCCCGGTGGGCTATTGCAGTCTGGCATTGAGATTGCGCGGCTGTGGCTGCCCCAGGGCACGATTGTCTACACGGTTAACCGTCAGGGCATTCTAGATAGCTTTGAGGCGTTTGGTCAGGCAATTACCGATGCGCCCCTGGTAGTGCTAGTCAACGAGGGCACCGCCAGCGCCAGCGAAATTTTGGCCGGGGCGTTGCAGGACAACGGCCGGGCTACCCTGGTGGGCAGCACCACCTTTGGCAAGGGGCTAATTCAGTCGCTGTTTGACCTGTCGGACGGGGCAGGGCTGGCGGTCACCGTGGCCAAATACGAAACCCCGGCCCACCACGACATCAATAAACTGGGAATTCGTCCCGATCGCATCGTCGCCAGCGTGCCCCTCAGCCGTGACACCGTGGCCACCGATGACGACCCCCAATACCAGGCGGCGCTAGAGATGCTGAGTCAAGCCACGGTCCTAGCCAATGCATCCTGA
- the petB gene encoding cytochrome b6: MFTKQVTDSKAFQWFNERLEIQALADDVSSKYVPPHVNIFYCLGGITLTCFLIQFATGFAMTFYYKPTVTEAFSSVQYLMTDVNFGWLIRSIHRWSASMMVLMMLLHVFRVYLTGGFKKPRELTWVTGVVLAVITVTFGVTGYSLPWDQVGYWAVKIVSGVPGAIPVVGSTVVELMRGGEAVGQSTLTRFYSLHTFVLPWAIAVFMLLHFLMIRKQGISGPL; this comes from the coding sequence ATGTTTACTAAGCAAGTTACCGACTCTAAGGCCTTCCAATGGTTTAACGAGCGGCTAGAGATTCAGGCCCTGGCCGATGACGTCTCTAGCAAGTATGTGCCGCCCCACGTCAATATTTTCTATTGCCTGGGTGGCATAACCCTGACCTGCTTCCTGATCCAGTTTGCCACTGGGTTTGCGATGACCTTCTACTACAAACCCACGGTCACTGAAGCATTCAGTTCTGTGCAGTATCTGATGACCGACGTCAACTTCGGCTGGCTGATCCGGTCTATCCACCGCTGGTCCGCCAGCATGATGGTGCTGATGATGCTTCTCCACGTGTTTCGGGTGTATCTCACTGGCGGCTTCAAGAAGCCCCGCGAGCTGACCTGGGTAACCGGCGTGGTGCTGGCCGTCATCACGGTGACCTTTGGCGTTACTGGCTACTCCCTTCCCTGGGATCAGGTAGGTTACTGGGCGGTGAAGATTGTGTCTGGGGTGCCCGGTGCCATTCCTGTGGTGGGCTCTACTGTGGTTGAGCTGATGCGCGGCGGTGAGGCCGTTGGGCAATCGACGCTGACCCGCTTTTACAGCCTGCACACCTTTGTTCTGCCTTGGGCGATCGCGGTGTTCATGCTGCTGCACTTCCTGATGATTCGCAAGCAGGGTATCTCTGGCCCTCTCTAG
- the petD gene encoding cytochrome b6-f complex subunit IV → MATIKKPDLSDPKLRDLLKQGMGHNYYGEPAWPNDLLYIFPVVILGTIACCVGLAVLDPALVGEPADPFATPLEILPEWYLYPTFQILRIVPSKLLGIGAMTAIPLGLMLVPFIENVNKFQNPFRRPLATTLFLLGTAATLWLGIGATFPIQESLTLGLF, encoded by the coding sequence ATGGCGACCATTAAAAAGCCGGATCTGAGCGATCCTAAGTTAAGAGACTTGCTCAAGCAGGGCATGGGCCACAACTACTACGGCGAACCCGCCTGGCCCAACGACCTGCTCTACATTTTCCCCGTGGTGATTTTGGGCACCATTGCCTGCTGTGTTGGGCTGGCTGTGCTAGACCCTGCACTGGTGGGTGAGCCCGCTGACCCCTTTGCCACCCCCCTAGAAATTTTGCCGGAGTGGTACCTGTACCCCACCTTCCAGATTCTGCGGATTGTGCCGAGCAAGCTGCTGGGTATTGGCGCGATGACGGCTATTCCTTTGGGGCTGATGCTGGTTCCCTTTATCGAGAACGTCAATAAGTTCCAAAACCCCTTCCGCCGTCCTCTGGCCACCACGCTGTTTCTGCTGGGAACTGCGGCAACCCTATGGTTGGGCATTGGGGCGACTTTCCCCATTCAGGAATCGCTGACCCTGGGCCTGTTCTAG
- a CDS encoding anti-sigma regulatory factor: MARVSTRKEHLQVASKLDVVAQVQRWFHDTCRSLEGESAWVSNHCDRLALALTEGFTNAVRHAHAHLPADTDIDIDLSLAADCVEIRIWDHGDPFNPELLPEPQPGELLESGYGWFLLRRLADKVTYHRSKDGRNCLSIVKYGTFPTY, translated from the coding sequence ATGGCACGGGTGAGCACCAGAAAAGAGCATTTGCAGGTGGCTAGCAAGCTGGATGTAGTCGCCCAGGTGCAGCGCTGGTTTCACGATACCTGTCGATCGCTAGAGGGAGAGTCAGCTTGGGTGAGCAACCACTGCGATCGCCTGGCCCTGGCCCTCACTGAAGGCTTTACTAACGCGGTGCGCCACGCCCACGCCCACCTGCCCGCCGACACTGACATTGACATCGACCTCTCCCTAGCCGCCGACTGCGTTGAAATTCGCATTTGGGATCACGGCGACCCCTTTAACCCAGAGCTACTGCCCGAACCCCAGCCCGGCGAACTACTGGAGAGCGGCTACGGCTGGTTTTTGCTGCGCCGCCTGGCCGACAAGGTCACCTACCATCGCTCTAAGGATGGGCGCAACTGCCTTTCCATCGTCAAGTACGGCACTTTTCCTACCTATTAG
- a CDS encoding glycosyltransferase produces MAVVVLSAMGSSATNQPIVQRGTEDRFTGISTVSHSEKQGSLVFVFLEIFSWEGGIQSYVKDVLAAYLEQSHPAPADVFLLRDGPDCLNPYDRSPLRFHYLASASPAVGRARLLAALLKHLMLQRPSQVVCGHVLLLPLVSTLCRWLRLPCTVMIYGKEVWEPLPEREQKALRQANWIWAISRYSRDRACTANGLDPDKVFMVPCAVDGDRFSPGLADPALVEAYGLTNCRVLMTVARLWSGDIYKGVDVTIRALPAIAAAEPTVKYLVIGRGDDQPRLAALAEELGVSDRVVFAGFVPTEALVAHYRLADAYVMPSQEGFGIVYLEAMACGLPVLSGDQDGSADPLQDGRLGWRVPHRNPDAVAAACIEMLAGYDPRCQGAWLRQEALAAFGTSALAGHLERAIARSLVAE; encoded by the coding sequence TTGGCTGTTGTTGTGCTGTCAGCTATGGGTTCTTCCGCCACTAATCAGCCCATTGTTCAGAGGGGCACTGAAGACAGGTTTACCGGAATCTCAACGGTTTCTCACTCAGAGAAACAGGGATCGCTGGTCTTTGTCTTCCTCGAAATTTTTTCCTGGGAGGGGGGCATTCAGTCCTACGTCAAGGATGTGTTGGCGGCTTACCTAGAGCAGTCTCATCCTGCTCCCGCCGATGTTTTTTTGCTGCGGGATGGGCCAGACTGTCTAAATCCCTACGATCGCTCCCCTCTGCGATTTCACTATTTGGCGTCGGCGTCGCCAGCGGTAGGGCGAGCCAGGCTGCTTGCGGCACTGCTAAAGCATTTGATGCTCCAGCGACCGAGCCAGGTAGTCTGTGGCCACGTGCTGCTGCTGCCGCTGGTCTCGACCCTCTGCCGCTGGCTTAGGCTTCCCTGCACGGTGATGATCTACGGCAAGGAGGTGTGGGAGCCGCTGCCCGAGCGCGAGCAGAAGGCACTACGCCAAGCCAACTGGATTTGGGCGATCAGCCGCTACAGCCGCGATCGCGCCTGCACTGCCAATGGTCTAGACCCGGACAAGGTGTTCATGGTTCCCTGCGCGGTAGATGGCGATCGCTTTAGCCCTGGCCTCGCTGACCCGGCTTTGGTGGAGGCCTATGGCCTGACCAACTGTCGGGTGCTGATGACCGTCGCCCGCCTGTGGTCCGGGGATATCTACAAGGGCGTGGATGTCACGATTCGGGCGCTGCCCGCCATCGCCGCCGCTGAGCCTACGGTGAAATATCTGGTGATTGGCCGAGGTGATGACCAGCCGCGGCTGGCGGCTTTGGCTGAGGAGTTGGGAGTGAGCGATCGCGTCGTGTTTGCCGGGTTTGTGCCCACCGAGGCCCTGGTCGCCCACTACCGCCTAGCCGACGCCTACGTCATGCCCTCCCAGGAGGGCTTTGGCATTGTCTACCTAGAGGCGATGGCCTGCGGTTTGCCGGTGCTCTCTGGCGACCAGGATGGCTCAGCTGACCCCTTGCAAGACGGGCGGCTCGGCTGGCGAGTGCCCCACCGCAACCCCGACGCAGTAGCCGCCGCCTGTATCGAGATGCTGGCTGGTTACGACCCGCGCTGTCAGGGAGCGTGGCTGCGGCAGGAGGCACTGGCGGCCTTTGGCACCTCGGCTCTAGCCGGTCATTTGGAGCGCGCGATCGCCCGCTCTTTAGTAGCGGAGTAG
- the def gene encoding peptide deformylase, with the protein MPAAIQVEKTKLKQPPLEIHTMGDRVLRQPAKRVAKVDDEIRALVKEMLQTMYSADGIGLAAPQVAVNKQLLVVDIDPENAANQPLVLINPQIVKVSKDIATGQEGCLSIPGVYLDVVRPAALEVAYKDENGRPKKLQANELLARCILHEMDHLAGVLFVDRVENALALNQELKKNGFYAKDVQPITAR; encoded by the coding sequence ATGCCCGCCGCCATTCAAGTCGAAAAAACCAAGCTCAAGCAGCCGCCTTTGGAAATTCATACCATGGGCGATCGCGTGCTGCGCCAGCCCGCCAAGCGGGTGGCCAAGGTCGATGATGAAATTCGCGCCCTGGTGAAGGAAATGCTGCAAACCATGTACAGCGCCGACGGCATTGGTCTGGCAGCTCCCCAGGTGGCGGTCAACAAGCAGCTGCTGGTCGTTGATATCGATCCTGAGAACGCTGCGAACCAGCCCTTGGTGCTGATCAATCCCCAAATCGTCAAAGTTTCTAAGGACATTGCCACTGGGCAGGAGGGCTGCCTTAGCATTCCCGGCGTTTACCTTGACGTAGTTCGCCCTGCGGCGCTAGAAGTTGCCTACAAAGACGAGAATGGTCGCCCCAAAAAGCTCCAGGCCAACGAGCTGCTGGCCCGCTGCATTCTCCACGAGATGGATCACCTTGCCGGGGTGCTGTTTGTTGATCGGGTAGAAAACGCCTTGGCCCTCAACCAAGAGCTGAAAAAGAACGGCTTTTACGCCAAAGATGTGCAGCCGATCACAGCCCGCTAA